A section of the Saccharopolyspora gregorii genome encodes:
- a CDS encoding thioesterase family protein: MDERAVFYERLGGGGFRATGHTAGPWSDAAQHFGPVSALLVRELERCEPAPGTAIRRVTVDVLGPVPVAELAVRAEVLRPGRSVQLLSAELSAGGRVCATARAWRMVRGDSTPVAGGPREALDDPLSWPEASDIDGWDRGYAAAMEWRVGPGAELGRARVWARQRIPLLADEEPSPLQRLFAVVDSSSGVSRRARMSEWSFANTDLTVHLHREPSGEWVGLDAETTLGPDGGGLATSTVHDHTGPIGRSAQTLLVTPR, from the coding sequence GTGGACGAGCGGGCCGTGTTCTACGAGCGGCTGGGCGGAGGAGGTTTCCGCGCCACCGGGCACACCGCAGGCCCGTGGTCGGACGCGGCCCAGCACTTCGGGCCGGTGTCGGCGCTGCTGGTGCGCGAGCTGGAGCGCTGCGAGCCCGCGCCGGGCACGGCGATCCGCCGGGTGACCGTGGACGTGCTGGGCCCGGTGCCGGTGGCCGAGCTGGCGGTGCGCGCCGAGGTGCTGCGCCCGGGCCGGTCGGTGCAGCTGCTGTCGGCGGAGCTGTCCGCGGGCGGGCGGGTGTGCGCGACGGCCCGCGCGTGGCGGATGGTCCGCGGCGACAGCACGCCGGTCGCGGGCGGGCCCCGCGAGGCGCTGGACGATCCGCTGTCCTGGCCGGAGGCGTCGGACATCGACGGCTGGGACCGCGGTTACGCGGCGGCGATGGAGTGGCGCGTCGGCCCCGGCGCGGAGCTCGGCCGCGCCCGGGTGTGGGCGCGGCAGCGGATCCCGCTGCTGGCCGACGAGGAGCCGAGCCCGTTGCAGCGGTTGTTCGCGGTGGTGGACTCGTCCAGCGGCGTGTCCCGCCGGGCGCGGATGTCGGAGTGGTCGTTCGCGAACACCGACCTGACGGTGCACCTGCACCGGGAGCCGTCCGGCGAGTGGGTCGGCCTGGACGCGGAGACGACCCTCGGCCCGGACGGCGGCGGCCTCGCCACCAGCACCGTCCACGACCACACCGGCCCGATCGGCCGCTCCGCCCAAACCCTCCTGGTCACCCCCCGCTGA
- a CDS encoding RecB family exonuclease, whose protein sequence is MVEPARTSDSTRSELAGAGGSDGARLPAGRRRPALSPSRAGDFKQCPLLYRFRAVDRLPETPTRAQVRGTVVHSVLERMFALPTEQRDAEHARDLLEPAWQDLLAGQPELAELFDGPDDPQLRTWLGSATRLLDSYFELEDPRRLEPEACELRVETELESGLLLRGFIDRVDVAPTGEIRLVDYKTGAAPRQIGEAKALFQMKFYALVLWRTRGEVPKQLLLMYLSDGQSLAYAPDEAELRRFERTLEAIWQAILRAGKTGDFRPNPSKLCDYCDHKSRCPEFGGTPPPYPGWPEPDPGQESVLDRTD, encoded by the coding sequence ATGGTGGAACCGGCCCGGACCAGCGACAGCACGCGATCGGAGCTCGCCGGGGCGGGCGGGTCGGACGGGGCACGCCTGCCCGCCGGCCGGCGCAGGCCCGCGCTGTCGCCGTCCCGCGCGGGTGACTTCAAGCAGTGCCCGCTGCTGTACCGCTTCCGCGCGGTGGACCGGTTGCCGGAGACGCCGACGCGGGCGCAGGTGCGCGGCACGGTGGTGCATTCGGTGCTGGAGCGGATGTTCGCGCTGCCCACCGAGCAGCGCGACGCCGAGCACGCCCGCGACCTGCTGGAACCGGCCTGGCAGGACCTGCTGGCGGGGCAGCCGGAGCTGGCGGAGCTGTTCGACGGGCCGGACGATCCGCAGCTGCGCACCTGGCTGGGTTCGGCGACGCGCCTGCTGGACTCGTACTTCGAGCTGGAGGACCCGCGCCGCCTGGAACCGGAGGCGTGCGAGCTGCGGGTGGAGACGGAGCTGGAGTCGGGGCTGCTGCTGCGCGGGTTCATCGACCGGGTGGACGTGGCGCCGACCGGGGAGATCCGGCTGGTCGACTACAAGACCGGCGCGGCACCTCGCCAGATCGGCGAGGCGAAGGCCCTGTTCCAGATGAAGTTCTACGCGCTGGTGCTGTGGCGCACCCGCGGCGAGGTGCCGAAGCAGCTGCTGCTGATGTACCTGTCGGACGGGCAGTCGCTGGCTTACGCGCCGGACGAGGCGGAGCTGCGCCGCTTCGAGCGGACGCTGGAGGCGATCTGGCAGGCGATCCTGCGCGCCGGGAAGACCGGTGACTTCCGCCCGAACCCGAGCAAGCTGTGCGACTACTGCGACCACAAGTCCCGCTGCCCGGAGTTCGGCGGCACTCCCCCGCCCTACCCGGGCTGGCCGGAACCGGATCCGGGGCAGGAATCCGTGCTGGACCGCACGGACTGA
- a CDS encoding site-2 protease family protein produces the protein MPANTARGRAAPPDDGLLLCRVVGVPVLLSPSWWVGAAFIVLLYTPLVGRILPAASVWTSAFLAAGFTVLLAASVLLHELGHCVAAMRLGLPVRRVRLFLLGGISEISRAPATPAQEGLVAAAGPAVSVVLAAVTGLGWYAVEPGGAVWLLIAQTCVANLAVAAFNLLPGLPLDGGRMLRSALWAVTGRRQPGTTAGVVGAGLVAAGLLVWALLGLLQDVDDQWLRLLACVFMVWFVIAGATAEHAAEQRKSRPVRFSLAELMRPVLQLPAESPVGDALVAAAGRGVVLVRADGVAVGLLDQSAAERLATRAPRDPAEHAAEPVGPDTILLEGEPGEAVLERVRTVLAWQFLVIDTEGRPCGVLRREDLRSALRSRARER, from the coding sequence ATGCCCGCCAACACGGCCCGCGGCCGAGCCGCTCCACCGGACGACGGCCTGCTGCTGTGCCGGGTGGTCGGGGTGCCGGTGCTGCTGTCGCCGTCCTGGTGGGTGGGGGCCGCGTTCATCGTGCTGCTCTACACCCCGCTGGTCGGCCGCATCCTGCCCGCCGCGAGCGTGTGGACCAGCGCGTTCCTCGCCGCCGGGTTCACCGTGCTGCTGGCGGCCTCGGTGCTGCTGCACGAGCTCGGGCACTGCGTGGCGGCGATGCGGCTGGGCCTGCCGGTGCGCCGGGTGCGGCTGTTCCTGCTCGGCGGCATCTCCGAGATCAGCCGCGCGCCCGCGACCCCCGCGCAGGAAGGTCTGGTGGCCGCCGCCGGGCCGGCCGTGTCGGTGGTGCTCGCCGCCGTCACGGGACTCGGCTGGTACGCGGTGGAGCCCGGCGGCGCGGTCTGGCTGCTCATCGCGCAGACCTGCGTGGCCAACCTCGCGGTCGCCGCGTTCAACCTGCTGCCCGGGCTGCCGCTGGACGGCGGGCGGATGCTGCGCTCCGCGCTGTGGGCGGTCACCGGGCGCAGGCAGCCGGGCACCACCGCGGGCGTCGTCGGCGCCGGGCTCGTCGCCGCCGGACTGCTGGTGTGGGCGCTGCTCGGGTTGCTGCAGGACGTGGACGACCAGTGGCTGCGGCTGCTGGCCTGCGTGTTCATGGTGTGGTTCGTCATCGCGGGCGCCACCGCCGAGCACGCCGCCGAGCAGCGCAAGAGCCGTCCGGTGCGGTTCTCGCTGGCCGAGCTGATGCGCCCGGTGCTGCAGCTGCCCGCCGAGAGCCCCGTCGGCGACGCGCTGGTCGCCGCCGCCGGCCGCGGCGTGGTGCTGGTGCGGGCCGACGGCGTCGCGGTCGGCCTGCTCGACCAGTCCGCCGCCGAACGGCTCGCGACCCGCGCGCCCCGGGACCCCGCCGAGCACGCCGCCGAACCCGTCGGCCCGGACACCATCCTGCTGGAGGGAGAGCCGGGCGAGGCCGTGCTCGAACGGGTGCGTACCGTACTGGCCTGGCAGTTCCTCGTCATCGACACCGAAGGCAGGCCCTGCGGGGTGCTGCGCCGGGAGGACCTGCGCAGCGCGCTCCGCTCCCGCGCCCGCGAACGGTGA
- a CDS encoding tRNA (adenine-N1)-methyltransferase, which produces MSTVSGEFQPGDRVQLTDPKGRHYTVVLETGGEYHTHRGALAHDDLIGSPEGSVVTSAGGTSFLAVRPLLADYVLSMPRGAQVIYPKDAAQILMWGDIRPGARVLEAGAGSGALSCSLLRAVGEQGSVVSYEVREDHAEHAERNVRKFFGEVPENWTLRVADLADYDEGQVDRVVLDMLSPWDVLDTVFQNLVPGGVLVVYVATTTQLSKVTEAIREQQCWTEPQAWETLIRPWHVVGLAVRPEHRMVAHTAFLLVTRRLADGVTPPRPQRRPSKG; this is translated from the coding sequence GTGAGCACCGTCAGCGGTGAGTTCCAGCCCGGCGACCGGGTCCAGCTGACCGATCCGAAGGGCAGGCACTACACCGTCGTCCTGGAGACCGGCGGCGAGTACCACACCCACCGGGGCGCGCTGGCGCACGACGACCTCATCGGCAGCCCCGAGGGTTCGGTGGTCACCTCGGCGGGCGGCACCTCGTTCCTGGCGGTGCGGCCGCTGCTGGCCGACTACGTGCTGTCGATGCCGCGCGGCGCGCAGGTCATCTACCCGAAGGACGCCGCGCAGATCCTGATGTGGGGCGACATCCGGCCCGGCGCGCGGGTCCTGGAGGCGGGGGCCGGTTCCGGCGCGCTGAGCTGCTCGCTGCTGCGCGCGGTCGGCGAGCAGGGCAGCGTCGTGTCCTACGAGGTCCGGGAGGACCACGCCGAGCACGCCGAGCGCAACGTGCGGAAGTTCTTCGGCGAGGTCCCGGAGAACTGGACCCTGCGCGTCGCCGACCTCGCCGACTACGACGAGGGCCAGGTCGACCGGGTCGTGCTGGACATGCTCTCGCCGTGGGACGTGCTGGACACCGTGTTCCAGAACCTGGTTCCGGGCGGCGTGCTGGTGGTCTACGTGGCGACCACGACGCAGCTGTCCAAGGTCACCGAGGCCATCCGCGAGCAGCAGTGCTGGACCGAGCCGCAGGCGTGGGAGACGTTGATCCGGCCGTGGCACGTGGTGGGGCTGGCGGTGCGGCCGGAGCACCGGATGGTCGCGCACACCGCTTTCCTGCTGGTCACGCGGCGGCTCGCGGACGGGGTGACGCCGCCGCGCCCGCAGCGGCGTCCCAGCAAGGGCTGA
- a CDS encoding Rv0361 family membrane protein, whose amino-acid sequence MTYPPQQPGPGGNQADGAATQGTQPPQQQPAFYANQHAGWPQGPITGVPAQPGQQPFPAAPGPDPFGQPQPGLQPPFGQAQLDPQFGQFQDQFGSIPPAPNWGGEFGAGSWTQQPAEPEDDGAERGRSPLVWILGGVGVLVVAGAAVGAFFLFGGGGGPGEPRPAAQELVDKVNAGDFASLGPQLCEANRAELDQQFQQLSSGRFQVELGQVTAQGDRARAKLSGDYTLGGATMPVDQTIVLTVEGDAWKICKLGQ is encoded by the coding sequence ATGACCTATCCGCCGCAACAGCCCGGACCGGGCGGGAACCAGGCGGACGGCGCGGCGACCCAGGGCACGCAACCTCCGCAGCAGCAGCCCGCGTTCTACGCGAACCAGCACGCGGGCTGGCCGCAGGGCCCCATCACCGGAGTCCCCGCGCAACCGGGCCAGCAGCCCTTCCCCGCCGCTCCCGGGCCGGACCCGTTCGGCCAGCCGCAGCCCGGCCTGCAGCCGCCGTTCGGCCAAGCCCAGCTCGACCCGCAGTTCGGGCAGTTCCAGGACCAGTTCGGCTCGATCCCGCCCGCCCCGAACTGGGGCGGCGAGTTCGGCGCGGGCTCCTGGACCCAGCAGCCCGCCGAGCCCGAGGACGACGGGGCCGAGCGGGGCCGGTCCCCGCTGGTGTGGATCCTCGGCGGGGTCGGCGTGCTCGTCGTCGCCGGGGCCGCCGTCGGCGCGTTCTTCCTGTTCGGCGGCGGCGGTGGCCCCGGTGAGCCGCGGCCGGCCGCGCAGGAGCTCGTCGACAAGGTCAACGCGGGCGACTTCGCGTCCCTGGGGCCGCAGCTGTGCGAGGCCAACCGCGCCGAGCTCGACCAGCAGTTCCAGCAGCTCTCCAGCGGGCGGTTCCAGGTGGAGCTGGGGCAGGTGACCGCGCAGGGCGACCGGGCGCGGGCGAAGCTCAGCGGCGACTACACGCTCGGCGGCGCCACGATGCCGGTCGACCAGACCATCGTGCTCACCGTCGAGGGCGACGCCTGGAAGATCTGCAAGCTCGGGCAGTGA
- the arc gene encoding proteasome ATPase — protein sequence MQHDRPGSRPEEGGEQQPGGQAELNSQIRLLQDEVALLRRKLNESPQQARLLEKRLAEASERVSQLTERNAKLTETLKEARGQLTALREEVDRLAQPPSGYGTFLCRYEDGTVDVFTSGRKMRVAVSPNVELDELGLGQSVRLNEALTVVEAGAFEQIGEVCTFREILPPSLTDTAGTHRALVLGHTDEERVVWLTDPLVEAGLKSGDSVLVDSKAGYAYDTVPKAEVEDLVLEEVPDVGYLDIGGLGSQIEQIRDAVELPFLHSDLYVQYQLQPPKGVLLYGPPGCGKTLIAKAVANSLAKKVAAARGDDDGQAKSYFLNIKGPELLNKFVGETERHIRLIFQRAREKASEGTPVIVFFDEMDSIFRTRGSGVSSDVETTIVPQLLSEIDGVEGLENVIVIGASNREDMIDPAILRPGRLDVKIKIERPDAESAKDIFSKYLTDALPVHEEDLREFGGDKAACIDAMIQTTVERMYAETDENRFLEVTYANGDKEVLYFKDFNSGAMIQNIVDRSKKAAIKSVLDTGQPGLRVQHLQDAIIDEFAENEDLPNTTNPDDWARISGKKGERIVYIRTLVSGKNQESGRAIDTATNTGQYL from the coding sequence ATGCAGCACGACCGTCCCGGCAGCCGGCCTGAGGAGGGCGGCGAGCAGCAGCCCGGCGGGCAAGCCGAGCTCAACAGCCAGATTCGTCTGCTCCAAGACGAAGTGGCGTTGCTGCGCCGAAAGCTCAACGAGTCCCCCCAACAGGCCCGGTTGCTGGAGAAGCGGCTGGCCGAGGCATCCGAGCGGGTGAGCCAGCTCACCGAACGGAACGCCAAACTCACCGAGACCCTGAAGGAAGCGCGCGGCCAGCTCACGGCCCTGCGCGAGGAGGTCGACCGCCTCGCCCAGCCCCCCAGCGGATACGGGACGTTCCTGTGCCGCTACGAGGACGGCACGGTCGACGTGTTCACCTCCGGCCGCAAGATGCGGGTCGCCGTCTCGCCCAACGTCGAGCTCGACGAGCTCGGGCTCGGGCAGTCCGTCCGGCTCAACGAGGCGCTGACCGTCGTGGAAGCGGGCGCCTTCGAGCAGATCGGCGAGGTGTGCACCTTCCGGGAGATCCTGCCCCCGAGCCTCACCGACACCGCGGGCACCCACCGGGCGCTGGTGCTCGGCCACACCGACGAGGAACGCGTCGTGTGGTTGACCGATCCGCTGGTGGAGGCCGGGCTCAAGTCCGGTGACTCCGTGCTCGTCGACAGCAAGGCGGGCTACGCCTACGACACGGTGCCGAAGGCCGAGGTTGAGGACCTCGTGCTCGAAGAGGTCCCGGACGTGGGGTACCTGGACATCGGCGGCCTGGGCAGCCAGATCGAGCAGATCCGGGACGCCGTGGAGCTGCCGTTCCTGCACTCCGACCTCTACGTGCAGTACCAGCTGCAACCGCCGAAGGGCGTGCTGCTCTACGGCCCGCCCGGCTGCGGGAAGACGCTCATCGCGAAGGCGGTGGCGAACTCGCTGGCCAAGAAGGTCGCCGCGGCGCGCGGGGACGACGACGGGCAGGCGAAGTCCTACTTCCTGAACATCAAGGGTCCCGAGCTGCTGAACAAGTTCGTGGGCGAGACCGAGCGGCACATCCGGCTCATCTTCCAGCGCGCCAGGGAGAAGGCCTCCGAAGGCACTCCGGTCATCGTGTTCTTCGACGAGATGGATTCGATCTTCCGCACCCGCGGCAGCGGCGTGTCCTCCGACGTGGAGACCACGATCGTGCCGCAGCTGCTCTCGGAGATCGACGGCGTCGAGGGCCTGGAGAATGTCATCGTCATCGGCGCCTCCAACCGCGAGGACATGATCGACCCGGCGATCCTGCGACCCGGCAGGCTCGACGTGAAGATCAAGATCGAGCGGCCGGACGCCGAGTCGGCCAAGGACATCTTCTCCAAGTACCTCACCGACGCGCTGCCGGTCCACGAGGAGGACCTGCGCGAGTTCGGCGGGGACAAGGCCGCCTGCATCGACGCGATGATCCAGACGACCGTCGAGCGGATGTACGCCGAGACCGACGAGAACCGGTTCCTGGAGGTCACCTACGCCAACGGGGACAAGGAAGTCCTGTACTTCAAGGACTTCAACTCCGGCGCGATGATCCAGAACATCGTGGACCGGTCCAAGAAGGCCGCGATCAAGTCGGTGCTCGACACCGGGCAACCGGGCCTGCGGGTGCAGCACCTGCAGGACGCGATCATCGACGAGTTCGCCGAGAACGAGGACCTGCCCAACACGACCAACCCGGACGACTGGGCGCGGATCTCGGGCAAGAAGGGCGAGCGGATCGTCTACATCCGGACCCTGGTCAGCGGCAAGAACCAGGAATCCGGCCGGGCGATCGACACGGCCACCAACACCGGCCAGTACCTGTGA
- a CDS encoding aldo/keto reductase — MISTSADRFGLGLAALGRPAYINVGRSDALPAHRTAEAMREHTAQVLDAAFARGIRWVDAARSYGSAEEFLAGWLAERGHGDVTVSSKWGYAYVAEWRIETEVHEVKEHSVERLREQWAQTRELLGDRVDLYQVHSLTPESPLFDDLALQHELARLRDSGVRLGFSTSGAAQADAVERAWELEIGGTQLFSAVQSTWNSLEPSVGRALAEVHHGGWRVLVKESLANGRLAVNPPELLARVARRHGATPDAVALAHVLAQPWADVVLVGPADVAQLDSNLAAAEVRLDGTDLGELAALTRDPATYWGERASMPWH, encoded by the coding sequence ATGATCTCCACGTCTGCGGACCGGTTCGGACTCGGTCTGGCCGCGCTCGGCCGCCCCGCCTACATCAACGTCGGTCGCAGCGACGCGCTGCCCGCGCACCGGACCGCCGAGGCGATGCGGGAGCACACCGCCCAGGTGCTCGACGCGGCCTTCGCGCGCGGCATCCGGTGGGTGGACGCGGCCCGCTCCTACGGCAGCGCGGAGGAGTTCCTCGCCGGCTGGCTCGCCGAGCGCGGGCACGGCGACGTCACCGTCTCCAGCAAGTGGGGTTACGCCTACGTCGCGGAGTGGCGGATCGAGACCGAGGTGCACGAGGTCAAGGAGCACTCGGTGGAACGCCTCCGGGAGCAGTGGGCGCAGACCCGCGAGCTGCTCGGCGACCGGGTCGACCTCTACCAGGTGCATTCGCTCACCCCGGAGAGCCCGCTGTTCGACGACCTGGCGCTGCAGCACGAGCTCGCCAGGTTGCGCGACTCCGGGGTGCGGCTCGGGTTCTCCACCAGCGGCGCCGCGCAGGCCGACGCCGTGGAGCGGGCCTGGGAGCTGGAGATCGGCGGCACCCAGCTGTTCAGCGCCGTGCAGTCCACGTGGAACTCGCTGGAGCCCTCGGTGGGGCGGGCGCTGGCGGAGGTGCACCACGGCGGCTGGCGGGTGCTGGTGAAGGAGTCCCTGGCCAACGGCAGGCTCGCCGTGAACCCGCCGGAACTGCTGGCCAGGGTCGCGCGGCGGCACGGGGCCACGCCGGACGCGGTGGCGCTGGCGCACGTGCTCGCCCAGCCGTGGGCGGACGTCGTGCTCGTGGGGCCCGCCGACGTGGCGCAGCTGGACTCGAACCTGGCGGCGGCCGAGGTGCGGCTCGACGGGACCGACCTGGGCGAGCTCGCCGCGCTGACCAGGGATCCCGCCACGTACTGGGGCGAGCGCGCATCGATGCCCTGGCATTGA
- a CDS encoding NUDIX hydrolase, which translates to MGAQDEQVAVYDESGRVAGSAPRWRMRRDGLWHAATSILVRSVDGGSVYVHRRTEHKDVNPGAHDCFAGGVVAAGEDPAAGAERELAEELGVRGVPLRFLFRSVFEQGSVRHHGFVYEARWDGPVVHQPEEVADGWWMPLDELRARLADPGWPFAADSRQFVHEWFDRQDAG; encoded by the coding sequence GTGGGAGCTCAGGACGAACAGGTGGCGGTGTACGACGAGTCGGGCCGGGTCGCGGGGTCCGCGCCGCGCTGGCGGATGCGGCGGGACGGGTTGTGGCACGCGGCCACGTCCATCCTGGTGCGCTCGGTCGACGGCGGGTCGGTCTACGTGCACCGGCGCACCGAGCACAAGGACGTCAACCCCGGCGCGCACGACTGCTTCGCGGGCGGGGTCGTCGCCGCGGGCGAGGACCCGGCGGCGGGCGCGGAGCGGGAGCTGGCCGAGGAGCTGGGCGTCCGGGGCGTGCCGCTGCGGTTCCTGTTCCGCTCGGTGTTCGAGCAGGGCTCGGTGCGCCACCACGGCTTCGTCTACGAGGCGCGCTGGGACGGACCGGTGGTGCACCAGCCGGAGGAGGTCGCCGACGGCTGGTGGATGCCGCTGGACGAGCTGCGCGCGCGCCTCGCGGATCCGGGCTGGCCGTTCGCCGCCGACAGCAGGCAGTTCGTCCACGAGTGGTTCGACCGCCAGGACGCCGGCTGA
- the dop gene encoding depupylase/deamidase Dop yields MRRIMGTEVEYGIVVPGDSTANPVLTSTHIVLAYAAAADIPRARRARWDYEVESPLRDARGFDLGAAAPQNNGNDSDDLGAANVILTNGARLYVDHAHPEYSAPEVTNPRDAVVWDKAGERVMEEAAIKAASVPGTAQMQLYKNNVDGKGASYGTHENYLMARDTPFTSVIAGLTPFFASRQVMCGSGRVGLGQAGEKPGFQLSQRSDYIEVEVGLETTLKRGIINTRDEPHADADKYRRLHVIIGDANLAETSTYLKVGTTALVLDMIEAGERFDDLKLADSVQAVHLISHDPTLRQVVELADGRRFTGLDLQREYHDRAARHVAEHGGDQTAQDVLATWGEVLDLLGGDPMDCADRLDWPAKLRLLEHYRERGNLGWASPKLHMIDLQYSDVRLDKGLYNRLVARGSMRRLVTEDEVRAAVTSPPEDTRAYFRGRCLERYPAAVAAASWDSVIFDLGRESLVRIPTLEPLRGTRAHVGELLDAASSAEELVDSLTRG; encoded by the coding sequence ATGCGGCGGATCATGGGAACCGAAGTGGAGTACGGCATCGTCGTGCCCGGCGATTCGACGGCGAACCCGGTGCTGACCTCCACGCACATCGTGCTCGCCTACGCGGCCGCGGCCGACATCCCGCGGGCCCGCCGTGCCCGGTGGGACTACGAGGTGGAATCACCGCTGCGGGACGCGCGCGGCTTCGACCTGGGCGCGGCGGCGCCGCAGAACAACGGCAACGACAGCGACGACCTCGGCGCGGCCAACGTCATCCTCACCAACGGCGCCCGGCTCTACGTCGACCACGCCCACCCCGAGTACTCGGCGCCCGAGGTCACCAACCCGCGCGACGCCGTCGTCTGGGACAAGGCGGGCGAACGGGTGATGGAGGAGGCCGCGATCAAGGCGGCCAGCGTGCCCGGCACCGCCCAGATGCAGCTGTACAAGAACAACGTCGACGGCAAGGGCGCCAGCTACGGCACCCACGAGAACTACCTGATGGCCAGGGACACCCCGTTCACCTCGGTGATCGCCGGGCTCACCCCGTTCTTCGCGTCCCGCCAGGTGATGTGCGGTTCCGGGCGGGTCGGCCTCGGGCAGGCGGGGGAGAAGCCGGGTTTCCAGCTCTCCCAGCGCTCGGACTACATCGAGGTCGAGGTCGGCCTGGAGACCACGCTCAAGCGCGGCATCATCAACACCCGCGACGAGCCGCACGCCGACGCCGACAAGTACCGCAGGCTGCACGTCATCATCGGCGACGCGAACCTCGCCGAGACCTCCACGTACCTGAAGGTCGGCACGACCGCGCTGGTGCTGGACATGATCGAGGCCGGGGAGCGATTCGACGACCTCAAACTGGCCGACTCGGTGCAGGCGGTGCACCTGATCAGCCACGACCCGACGCTGCGCCAGGTCGTGGAGCTCGCCGACGGGCGCCGGTTCACCGGCCTCGACCTGCAGCGCGAGTACCACGACCGGGCGGCGCGGCACGTCGCCGAGCACGGCGGCGACCAGACCGCCCAGGACGTGCTGGCGACCTGGGGCGAGGTGCTGGACCTGCTCGGCGGGGACCCGATGGACTGCGCGGACCGGCTCGACTGGCCCGCGAAGCTGCGGCTGCTGGAGCACTACCGGGAGCGCGGCAACCTCGGCTGGGCCTCGCCGAAGCTGCACATGATCGACCTGCAGTACTCCGACGTGCGGCTGGACAAGGGCCTGTACAACCGGCTGGTGGCCCGCGGCTCCATGCGCAGGCTCGTCACCGAGGACGAGGTGCGCGCCGCCGTCACCAGCCCGCCGGAGGACACCCGCGCCTACTTCCGGGGCCGCTGCCTGGAGCGCTACCCGGCCGCGGTCGCCGCCGCCTCCTGGGACTCGGTCATCTTCGACCTGGGCCGGGAATCGCTGGTGCGCATCCCCACCCTGGAACCGCTGCGCGGCACCCGCGCCCACGTGGGCGAACTGCTCGACGCCGCCTCCAGCGCCGAGGAGCTGGTGGACTCGCTCACCCGGGGCTGA
- a CDS encoding ubiquitin-like protein Pup, whose translation MSQEKVQRPDGGDGDEESGPEAAGQERREKLGEDVDAILDEIDDVLEENAEDFVRAYVQKGGQ comes from the coding sequence ATGTCCCAGGAAAAGGTCCAGCGGCCCGACGGCGGCGACGGGGACGAGGAATCGGGTCCGGAAGCCGCCGGCCAGGAACGTCGCGAGAAGCTCGGCGAAGACGTCGACGCCATCCTGGACGAGATCGACGACGTCCTCGAGGAGAACGCCGAGGACTTCGTCCGCGCCTACGTGCAGAAGGGCGGCCAGTAG
- the prcB gene encoding proteasome subunit beta, whose translation MESSAARNFPGQALPAAYLTSGSSSFTDFLQVTAPELLPGNRDVPQGVVEAPHGTTIVALTFRGGVLLAGDRRATMGNLIAQRDMDKLYVTDSYSAVGIAGTAGIALEMVRLYAIELEHYEKLEGVPLSLDGKANKLATMLRGNLQGAMAGLAVLPLFAGFDTAAEDPDRAGRIISYDITGGRYAESGGYHAVGSGSVFAKSALKKRHDPDADVDSAVRNAVESLYDAADDDTATGGPDVSRRIYPTVVTITAEEGAVRLDDQQAAAIAEEVVQGRRENPGG comes from the coding sequence ATGGAATCCAGCGCGGCTCGGAACTTTCCGGGTCAGGCCCTGCCCGCTGCCTACCTCACCTCCGGATCCTCATCGTTCACCGACTTCCTCCAGGTCACCGCGCCGGAGCTGCTGCCGGGCAACCGGGACGTCCCGCAGGGCGTCGTCGAGGCGCCGCACGGCACCACCATCGTCGCGCTGACCTTCCGCGGCGGGGTGCTGCTGGCCGGTGACCGCCGCGCCACCATGGGCAACCTCATCGCCCAGCGGGACATGGACAAGCTCTACGTCACCGACTCCTACTCGGCGGTGGGCATCGCGGGCACCGCGGGCATCGCGCTGGAGATGGTGCGGCTGTACGCGATCGAGCTGGAGCACTACGAGAAGCTCGAAGGCGTGCCGCTGTCCCTGGACGGCAAGGCGAACAAGCTCGCCACGATGCTGCGCGGCAACCTGCAGGGCGCGATGGCCGGGCTGGCGGTGCTGCCGCTGTTCGCCGGGTTCGACACCGCGGCCGAGGACCCGGACCGGGCGGGCCGGATCATCTCCTACGACATCACCGGCGGCCGCTACGCCGAATCCGGCGGCTACCACGCCGTCGGGTCCGGTTCGGTGTTCGCGAAGTCGGCGCTGAAGAAGCGGCACGACCCGGACGCCGACGTGGATTCCGCGGTGCGCAACGCGGTCGAATCGCTCTACGACGCGGCCGACGACGACACCGCCACCGGCGGCCCGGACGTGTCCCGGCGGATCTACCCGACCGTCGTGACGATCACGGCCGAGGAGGGCGCGGTCCGGCTGGACGACCAGCAGGCCGCCGCCATCGCCGAAGAAGTCGTCCAGGGCAGGCGCGAGAACCCCGGCGGCTGA